The segment TCGGAATGGCTTCTGCTTCTACCACCCATACCTGGTCAGGTGCAAACTGTAGCGTGGTCGGAAGTTCCTGCTGCTGCAATGCATCGACCACCCGCTTTACTGGCAGGCGGTACGTGTCGGTCGAGCCTATCCACCAGAGCTCTAGCGTTTCGCCTATCCGGGCTCCCTCACGGGCTTCCGTTAGCGGTTCATCGCCCCAGACAACCACTGCTGCTCGGCCCTGGCGCACTGTCCCTTCGCCTACAATGTCCCCTTGCTCGGTGCGCACCTGAAGCTGGCCTTCCTCGGGCAATCCTTGCAGGATAAGTACACTGCTGAGCGTAGCCCGGCTGCCTTCCGGATCGGTAACCACTGCCGTCCGCTTCCCGCTTGGAGGGGCTGGATACCGAAGCGTTACTTCTTTTGTGACATACACCTTGTAGCCCTGGCCAGGCGTCAGGGTCTGCAGGGTGTAGACTTCGTAGTCCGGGAAGAACAGGCGTCCTTCCAGATCTTTTACCAGCACAAGCGCCGATCCCAGCGAAGCCAGCGCGTCCGCTACCGGCATGGAGACCGTTGACCAGTAAGGAATCAGGTTCCAGCCTGCTTTCAGCGTTACCGTTGCAGAGGCTGGTATTGGACGGCCCTCTACTGTCCAGGTGGTTGGTTCGGTTACAAAAACCATATAGGCTCGGCGCCAGTCCCAGCGTTTGATCTGGTCAACGCCCAGCTCTGGACTGTACACCCTGCCAGCCTCGTCCTTAACCAGCACCAGCCGATCACGGATTGAGGCCAGCAATGCCTTCATTTGGGCACGCTCAGGCTGCACATATAGCGACACCAAATTCCATCCCGCCTGGAGCGAGAGCGTCTGCACCTGGGTATCGGTAGCCTCCAGGAAGAATCGTTCCCAGTTACCGCCCGGTGAGATTCGTTCCATGTAGCGCGCTACCCGATCCAGCACGACCGGATCCACGCCATAGCACTGCGCCTGGTAGAGGAACTGAAGCATGGCCTCATCCTTGTACCAGTTTGGATCGAGCGGTACCGGACGGCTGCAGCTTTCACGACGCACGTCGTAGGTCGTGTCTGGAGGCAACAGGATCTTGTGTTTTTTATTGTCTCGCCAGTTGCGGATCCATTCAGCATGCCGCTCGTCGTAGCGCTCAGCCTCTTCGATCCAGATGCGCAACAGGGCCTCGGTAATATTGCGCATTTCCTCGGCTGTGAACTCCTGCGCCCGCCGCTTATGCCCGAGGTAAAACCAAGTGAGCGGCATGTGCTCTTTAAGATTCTTGAAACCTGGCCGGTTTTGCTTGCCAAACCCCGGAACCATCCAGTCGGGCGCTTTGCGCTCCACGTACCAGGACGTGCGCGTCTGCATCATGGCGACCAGGCTCTTAAGGTATTCAGCGCCGAGTGGAATATTGTACCAGCGCTGCATATCATTGATGTGGGCAAATACGTAGTTCCAGTCGACGTTGGTCGTACCACCTGAGGTTCGCGTCCCATTGTTCAGGATGATCGAAAGCTGATACCAGGCGGCCGAGAAGTACTGATCTTGCGCCTTCGTAGCATACGGGCCAATATCAGGATATGGACTGCCCTGTTTATGCGTGGCCATGTCGTAAACCCACATGCCTCGCACGGGCCAGTTCCGATCCCATCCGCTCAGGTCTATCTCATTAGCCCGGGCGTTTTCGCCATAGATCTCAACAATTTTGTCCTCCAGTTTGTACTTATGGACCAGTTCCCAGAGTTTGATTAAAATCCATTGGCGAAGCGACAGCCGGGCTAACTCTCCTTCGCCAGACTTATCTGACCATGAGGGCGGCGTGGGCAGATCGGCCGGCATGGCCTTCGTATTGACCTCAAATCGGAAAAAGGTGGTAATGCCCCGGCTCATCCAGGAATTCGCGTAGCGACGCGCTTCTTCCAGCAGAGCCGCTACCTGACCTGGTTGCTTAAGGGCTTCGTAGGCCTGTTCCCAACTCCGGTACGTCTCGGAGTTATGGAAGACTTCTGCTCCAAAGTAATCACCCGGGTACACACTGGGCCACCACTCGAAAATGTCAGGCATTTGATAGGCCACAGGGATGTCGGTAAGGGGCAGCGATCTTTTCAGGTTAAAATGCCGCACCAGGTTTTCCACCGACAGATCGGCCCGGGCTGTGAAGTGTTCGGGTGAAGGCGGCACGCCTTGCAGGGATTTCAGCGCCGCTTCGGTAGCCGCATCGGGTGCCAGGTAGGCCAGCACGTCGCGATCCCTGGCAAGCGCCCATTCAATACCGGCCCCGGCAGCCCAGCATTCCACCGGACGCTTCGACAGGCCTGGCCCGGGCTGATAGGGAGGGTTCCAGGGACGCCCACCGCAGGTAGCGACCGTTTCGCCCGGAGGCAGTTCAAGATCAACGGAGCGGATGTAAGCTGCAATCTTTTTGCCCTCCTCCTCAGTAAGTCCCCGCAGCTTTGCCTTCTGAATAATGACCTGGTTCGAAAAGTTGAAGTATTTCAGATCGCGTCCATCGGTCGCATGGCAGTCGCTGCAAGCTGCCACGAGGCGTTCGCCAGCGAGCCCTTTTAGAATTCCTCGGGTCTGCCACAGACGTCGTCCTTCTTCAATAGCCTCTGGAGTATCATACCCTTCCGGCGGCCCCCACTGCGCTGGATCGTCCCACACAAAACGGGTCCCCTGCAGCACGCTCTGCCCGTTGCGCCCTCCGCGCCGAAGGTCCAGCTCCAGGATACGATAGCCAGAGGTGCGCCCTTCTGTCCTGTTAAACCGGAATTCAATCGTATTGCGGCCCGGACGCAACTTGCCCGTACCCCGAATGGAAATCATGCCCCGAAGCGTCCGGTACGGCCCGCCTATCGGTCCCGTAAGCGGCGGCGTAAACATCTGCGACTCTGGCCAGAACGCCTTGAAGTGCTCGTTATCGATCGGTATCCATCGCCCTCCATTAATGCGAAACGCTGCTTTTTTGTCGTATCCACCGGTATCTTCCAGCGCCGGCGTGTACAGGTAGCCCAGCAGATGGCCCTTCAGGTACATGGAGTCGACGCCGGTGGTGTCCGACACGTAGACCTCGACAGCCACCGTGTAGCCGTCTGGCCCAATCACCTCAATGGGAAGCACCACCACCACTTCCTCGTTGGCCTTTAAGAAATGCGTTAGTCCAAAGGTGAGGAGCAATCCTCCAAACAGGAATCCCCAGGCGTACCGCATCGTCCCCGGCATGTTTGGGCTTCTGGATGACTGAAGGCGTTCCGGTCCCGAACAGGCACCGGCCGGTGATGCCGGGGGCGAACGATATGCCGATTAGCTCGGCTGCTTTAGAACGGGGAAATCAGGCCGATTTACTCTAACTTGACGAATACAAATTGTAAACCCGCATTTCAAACTGACCCTTCTTCACGAGAAGGCTCTTTCAAGGGCCTGCCGTACCCCCTGACGCATAGCCTCTATGGAAAACCGCGTACGGGCGTCTTTATAGGCAGCTTCGGCCAGTTGACGGGCCTGTTCCGGGTGGCGCAGCAGGCGCTGAATGGCCACGGCAAGCGCCTGCGCATCGCCGGGCGGCACCAGCAGGCCCGTTTCCCCATCGCGCAGAATCTCTACGGCCCCTCCGCCTCGCGTGGCGATGACGGGACGACGGGCCAGCATGCCCTCGACGATCACCCGGCCGAATGGTTCGGGTGCAACCGACGTATGCACCACCACATCGACAAGTTGCATCAAAGCTGGCACATCGTCTCGAAATCCCAGAAAATACACACGACCGCGCAGGTCGGCCCGAGCGGCTCGCTGGCGGAGCTGTTGCGCGTACTGCTGTTCATCCTGAAACAGCGCTTCTCCTACCAGCAGGGCCTGTACGTCTGGCAACTGCGCCAGCGCCTCCAGCAGCACATGTTGTCCTTTCCAGGGAGCCAGGCGACTGAAAAGTCCCACCACCGGTCCGTCCCGAAGCCCGAGCGCGCGTCGCATCGCCTGCAGTTGGCCGGGTTCCACGGCCGCAAAACGTTGCACATCAATGCCATTGTGCACCACCACCGCAGGTGTTTTTCCCCCGGCTTCTTGAAAGGCCCGGCGCGAAGCGTCGGAGTTGGCAATGACCAGACGCGCAAAACGGTTGGCCAGCGTTACAGCCAGCCGAATGTTTAATCGACTAAAATGTGCGGTAGTCAGCACGTCGTGCAGGTTCCATACAAGGGGACGCCCGGCCAATCGGGCAGCCAGACTGCCCACAACGAGCGCTTTCTGCGAGTTGGCGTAAATCAGATCGAACGCTCGGGCCTTTCGGGCCACGCGTCCCGCTACCCAGAACAGCCCTGGTATGGCACGCAACGCGCTGCCCGGACCTGCTTCTCGGGCAACCTGGCGCACCGCGCGCGGGGCCGCCATGACCGCTACAGGAATCCCTGCTGCCTGCAGCTTCTGGTAGAAAGGCCCTTCTTCCAGTAACACCACTTCACCCGGAGGTGCAAAGGCAGGCGCCAGATCCAGCAGATACAGTTCAGCCCCTCCCAGGGCGGCACTGTGATCCAGAAAAAGAATGCGCAGGCCTGCCTGTGTCATGGTCTATGCGAAATGCCCCTTAATCTGCCGTCTCCTCAAACAGAGTCTCACGCGCAAGCGGCGTTTACGGTCGTTTTGGGTGGTCCGGTCCGATATCTGACTCAGAGCACCAGCACGCTGCGCACGCGGGCTCCCTGCACATCTTGATCCGTGTCAAGCGGTTGGCGAAACCGTTTGCGACCCTGGGGGGGAATGTCTTGCACAGGCACCTGCATGGTACCAATCAACCGATTATGTCGATCATAAAGTCCAATTTCAAGCTGCAAGTTGGCAATCGGCTGATCGGTCAGGTTTCGCACAATCCCACTCACGACCCGCGTGCCTCCAGGCAGCTCCTGATACCGAAAGTTTTCAATCTGTACCGGGCTCGCTGCCGGCTCTTCCTGTCCGCAACCGACCATTATGAGTCCCAGCAGCATGCCCAGTATTCCAATCCCTTGCATCCAGCGTTGCCTGCGTCCCATTCTGAAAATACGGGTGATGTAATCAAAAAAGTACATGGTCTTACCGTGCAGCAGTCCATTTATGAGGGGCTTAAAGATCCGGACCATCCCCCTTTGTTTCTTTGAGATTCCGGCCAAAAATTACGGAGTCGGCGTGCGGGCCGTCTCTACCAGCCAGACGCCTTCGCGGTCGTCCACTTCGCGCAAGCGCACGCGCACTTCTTCGCCCGGAAGCGTGGGCACCTGGCGTCCAACAATATCAGGGCAGATAGGCAGCTCGCGCAGGCCTCGATCAATCATCACCAGCAGATAAACAGCAGCCGGACGCCCCAGGTCCATGAGCGCATCCAGGGCAGCCCGGGCTGTACGTCCTGTATAGATGACGTCGTCAATAAGCACCAGGTGACGGCCGGTCACGTCGAAGGGAATATGAGTGGGGCGTACCACCGGCTGATGCGCACGCAGTCGCACGTCGTCTCGGTAGAGGGTTACATCAAGGATGCCAACCGGCACCTCCAATCCGGCCGCCGCCCGAATTTTTGCCTGCAGGCGACGGGCCAGATATACGCCCCGGGTTTGCATGCCCACCAGGGCCAGTCGCTCTTCCCCACGGGCATCAAGCGCGGCTCGTTCGATGATCTGCCGAGCCATGCGCTCCAGCGTGCGGTCCAGATCGGCCGCGTCCATAAGCTGCGCTTTAATACGATCTTGAGCTTCCATAGGCGCTGTTCGTTCCAGGTGAAGACTTTGTCGGCCAGACGCACGGGCCGGCCCAAAGGATCCCGTCCCTGACGATCCGCATCCCGGGCGACCCTATCGGTTCGTATTGAGGGCGGACACATCAGTCCGCCCCTACCAACAACACAACGCCCGGCATCAGCACACACCCCGGGTGCGCCCAACCCGTCCCTCCAAACACCACGGCCACATTACGGGCGGACTCATCGGTCCGCATCCCGGGCAGACACGTCGGTCTGCCCCTACCGGAGGAACCCCAGCGCCTGCTAGGACTCTAACCGCATCACCTGATACCCTCCATCAACCTTCAGGCTTCCGATGGCCCGTCCTGCGATATTGCAGTTTCTCGATCCGGCTGTGCTCTCACGCCTGAAAAACATGGAGCTGCGGGCACGCCTGATCGTTGAGGGATTCATCACCGGATTGCACCGCAGCCCGTATCATGGCTTTTCAGTAGAATTTGCCGAGCACCGCCCCTACAACCCGGGTGACGAACTGCGACACATTGACTGGAAAGTTTACGGCAAAACAGACCGCTTCTACGTAAAGCAGTACGAAGAGGAAACGAACCTGCGCCATTATATCGTGCTCGACACGTCGCCCTCCATGCGCTATCGTTACCGAGCGCCTCTGAGTAAACTTGAGTACAGCGCCTATCTGGCTGCCGCCCTGCATTTCCTCATGCTACGTCAGCAGGATGCCACAGGACTAATTGCTTTCGACGAACGCGTACATACGTTGCTCCCTCCCAAAAGCAAACCAGGGTACCTGCATACGCTGCTGGCTCATCTGGAACAGCTGGTGCACCAGAAGCCTGCCGAAATGCGACGCACGGCGGTGGCCTCCGTGCTGCATGAAGTGGCCGAACGCATCCACCGCCGATCGCTGGTGGTGCTGATTACAGACCTGTTCGACAACCGGTCCGCTCACGACGAACTGCTGCGCGCCCTGCGCCATCTCCGGCATCGTGGACACGAAGTGCTGGTTTTCCACGTGTTAGAAGGGGATGCTGAGCGACGCTTTGCCCTGCCCGACCGTCCATTACGCCTTTTCGATGTGGAAACAGGCGAAGAGCTGACGCTGCATCCCGCGCAATTCCGTGAAGCCTATGTACGGGCGCTGCAGACGTTTACCGAACAATTTCGCCGGCGCTGCCTGGAACACCGCATCGATTTTATCGAGCTGGATACCGGTCAGCCCTACGACGTCGCCTTGCTGGCTTATCTGAACAAACGCCAGCGACTGGGCTAAGTGCAGTGCATCGGTATCAGGGTAATGCTATCTTTAGGAGTACGCTCCACGCGCTCACGTAAACGTTCACAGCCAGTCATCATGCGACGACCGTTACTCGTAATCTACTGGATGCTGTGGGCCAGTTGGCCCTTCCTGCTTCAGGCGCAGAGTCCGCGCCCTGTTTCGACACCTACCGTGTTCGACAATCCGGTCCTGGTGCAACGGTACCAGGCCACAATTACGCCCCAGGACCTGGCGGCCCACCTGTTTATGGTGGCGTCCGATTACTTTGAAGGCCGCGAAACTACAACACGGGGCCAGAAATTGGCTGCCTACTATCTGGCAAGCCAGTACCGCAAACTGGGACTTAAG is part of the Rhodothermus profundi genome and harbors:
- the pyrR gene encoding bifunctional pyr operon transcriptional regulator/uracil phosphoribosyltransferase PyrR, yielding MEAQDRIKAQLMDAADLDRTLERMARQIIERAALDARGEERLALVGMQTRGVYLARRLQAKIRAAAGLEVPVGILDVTLYRDDVRLRAHQPVVRPTHIPFDVTGRHLVLIDDVIYTGRTARAALDALMDLGRPAAVYLLVMIDRGLRELPICPDIVGRQVPTLPGEEVRVRLREVDDREGVWLVETARTPTP
- a CDS encoding DUF58 domain-containing protein gives rise to the protein MARPAILQFLDPAVLSRLKNMELRARLIVEGFITGLHRSPYHGFSVEFAEHRPYNPGDELRHIDWKVYGKTDRFYVKQYEEETNLRHYIVLDTSPSMRYRYRAPLSKLEYSAYLAAALHFLMLRQQDATGLIAFDERVHTLLPPKSKPGYLHTLLAHLEQLVHQKPAEMRRTAVASVLHEVAERIHRRSLVVLITDLFDNRSAHDELLRALRHLRHRGHEVLVFHVLEGDAERRFALPDRPLRLFDVETGEELTLHPAQFREAYVRALQTFTEQFRRRCLEHRIDFIELDTGQPYDVALLAYLNKRQRLG
- a CDS encoding FxLYD domain-containing protein; amino-acid sequence: MYFFDYITRIFRMGRRQRWMQGIGILGMLLGLIMVGCGQEEPAASPVQIENFRYQELPGGTRVVSGIVRNLTDQPIANLQLEIGLYDRHNRLIGTMQVPVQDIPPQGRKRFRQPLDTDQDVQGARVRSVLVL
- a CDS encoding T9SS type A sorting domain-containing protein; this encodes MPGTMRYAWGFLFGGLLLTFGLTHFLKANEEVVVVLPIEVIGPDGYTVAVEVYVSDTTGVDSMYLKGHLLGYLYTPALEDTGGYDKKAAFRINGGRWIPIDNEHFKAFWPESQMFTPPLTGPIGGPYRTLRGMISIRGTGKLRPGRNTIEFRFNRTEGRTSGYRILELDLRRGGRNGQSVLQGTRFVWDDPAQWGPPEGYDTPEAIEEGRRLWQTRGILKGLAGERLVAACSDCHATDGRDLKYFNFSNQVIIQKAKLRGLTEEEGKKIAAYIRSVDLELPPGETVATCGGRPWNPPYQPGPGLSKRPVECWAAGAGIEWALARDRDVLAYLAPDAATEAALKSLQGVPPSPEHFTARADLSVENLVRHFNLKRSLPLTDIPVAYQMPDIFEWWPSVYPGDYFGAEVFHNSETYRSWEQAYEALKQPGQVAALLEEARRYANSWMSRGITTFFRFEVNTKAMPADLPTPPSWSDKSGEGELARLSLRQWILIKLWELVHKYKLEDKIVEIYGENARANEIDLSGWDRNWPVRGMWVYDMATHKQGSPYPDIGPYATKAQDQYFSAAWYQLSIILNNGTRTSGGTTNVDWNYVFAHINDMQRWYNIPLGAEYLKSLVAMMQTRTSWYVERKAPDWMVPGFGKQNRPGFKNLKEHMPLTWFYLGHKRRAQEFTAEEMRNITEALLRIWIEEAERYDERHAEWIRNWRDNKKHKILLPPDTTYDVRRESCSRPVPLDPNWYKDEAMLQFLYQAQCYGVDPVVLDRVARYMERISPGGNWERFFLEATDTQVQTLSLQAGWNLVSLYVQPERAQMKALLASIRDRLVLVKDEAGRVYSPELGVDQIKRWDWRRAYMVFVTEPTTWTVEGRPIPASATVTLKAGWNLIPYWSTVSMPVADALASLGSALVLVKDLEGRLFFPDYEVYTLQTLTPGQGYKVYVTKEVTLRYPAPPSGKRTAVVTDPEGSRATLSSVLILQGLPEEGQLQVRTEQGDIVGEGTVRQGRAAVVVWGDEPLTEAREGARIGETLELWWIGSTDTYRLPVKRVVDALQQQELPTTLQFAPDQVWVVEAEAIPRRFSLSPPYPHPVTNRSVLVYQLPEAARVRLEVFDVLGRRVATLVDAYQEAGTHRVVLDAHSLAGGTYFYRLQAGPHQATGQMIVIR
- a CDS encoding glycosyltransferase family 4 protein, with the protein product MTQAGLRILFLDHSAALGGAELYLLDLAPAFAPPGEVVLLEEGPFYQKLQAAGIPVAVMAAPRAVRQVAREAGPGSALRAIPGLFWVAGRVARKARAFDLIYANSQKALVVGSLAARLAGRPLVWNLHDVLTTAHFSRLNIRLAVTLANRFARLVIANSDASRRAFQEAGGKTPAVVVHNGIDVQRFAAVEPGQLQAMRRALGLRDGPVVGLFSRLAPWKGQHVLLEALAQLPDVQALLVGEALFQDEQQYAQQLRQRAARADLRGRVYFLGFRDDVPALMQLVDVVVHTSVAPEPFGRVIVEGMLARRPVIATRGGGAVEILRDGETGLLVPPGDAQALAVAIQRLLRHPEQARQLAEAAYKDARTRFSIEAMRQGVRQALERAFS